A DNA window from Oceanispirochaeta sp. M1 contains the following coding sequences:
- a CDS encoding FGGY-family carbohydrate kinase, which translates to MKNKILAVDCGTQSLRTLIFDTAGVILDKEKIEYAPYQSDKPGWAEQNPEMFWESLVLGCQTMKQRNPDLFDEIGGVGVTTQRDTMVCLGKDGNSLRPAITWLDTRKADSVYTPGPIMKILYKIVKKDKVIKKTMRDGKSNWIKQNEPDIWKRTWKYVQVSGYLNYKLCGEAVDSVASMVGHVPMEFKKRRWSGKSSLKSKIFPIDDDKKYRLVEPGTIVGHINRTSSLETGLPEGIPLVACGSDKSCETLGMGCLDPSLASLSFGTTATVEVNTKKYFEPLPFLPAYCSAYPGAWVPEVEIFRGYWMISWFRDELGQKETEEAVRQGVLPEELLDKLLDADPPGCRGLMVQPYWGPSLKDPLAKGSMIGFGDVHTRSSIYRATVEGLGYALRDGLETLEKRGHFRCKKVAVSGGASKSDLICQISADIFNRPLLRGRTYETSGLGAAILVASALELHSSVDEAVKNMVVYEKCFVPRAENAELYTRLYKVYRKIYPRLQNLYLDIQKITAYPDL; encoded by the coding sequence ATGAAGAATAAAATTCTTGCTGTAGATTGTGGTACACAGAGCCTCAGAACCCTGATATTTGATACCGCAGGAGTTATCCTGGATAAAGAGAAGATTGAGTATGCTCCCTACCAGTCAGATAAACCCGGGTGGGCTGAACAGAACCCCGAGATGTTCTGGGAATCCCTTGTGCTGGGCTGTCAGACAATGAAACAGAGAAACCCGGATCTCTTTGATGAGATCGGCGGTGTGGGTGTGACCACCCAGCGGGATACAATGGTTTGTCTTGGGAAAGATGGCAACTCACTGCGTCCCGCCATTACATGGCTTGATACACGCAAAGCTGACAGCGTCTATACCCCCGGACCCATTATGAAGATTCTCTATAAAATTGTTAAGAAAGACAAGGTCATTAAAAAAACCATGCGTGATGGTAAGAGCAACTGGATAAAACAGAATGAGCCTGATATCTGGAAACGCACATGGAAATATGTACAGGTTTCGGGCTATCTGAATTATAAACTCTGCGGTGAAGCCGTAGATTCTGTTGCTTCCATGGTAGGCCATGTCCCCATGGAATTTAAAAAAAGACGCTGGTCAGGGAAATCTTCTTTGAAGAGTAAAATATTCCCGATTGATGATGACAAGAAATACAGGCTGGTTGAACCCGGTACCATTGTGGGACATATAAACAGAACATCCTCCCTGGAAACAGGTCTGCCCGAGGGGATCCCCCTTGTGGCCTGCGGCAGTGACAAGAGCTGTGAAACCCTGGGGATGGGATGTCTTGATCCTTCCCTTGCATCTCTCAGTTTCGGTACCACAGCAACAGTGGAGGTCAACACAAAGAAGTATTTTGAACCACTCCCTTTTCTGCCGGCCTATTGTTCGGCATACCCCGGAGCCTGGGTTCCAGAAGTGGAGATATTCAGAGGCTACTGGATGATCAGCTGGTTCAGAGATGAACTTGGCCAGAAAGAGACAGAAGAAGCAGTCAGGCAGGGTGTTCTTCCCGAGGAGCTGCTTGATAAACTCCTGGATGCAGATCCTCCCGGATGCCGGGGACTGATGGTTCAGCCTTACTGGGGGCCCAGCCTGAAAGATCCCCTTGCCAAGGGGTCTATGATCGGCTTTGGAGATGTGCATACACGAAGTTCCATCTATAGAGCTACCGTTGAGGGACTGGGATATGCACTTCGTGACGGACTTGAGACCCTGGAGAAAAGAGGGCATTTCCGATGTAAGAAAGTAGCTGTTTCCGGTGGGGCGAGTAAGAGTGATCTTATCTGTCAGATCTCGGCAGATATTTTCAACAGGCCTCTGCTGCGGGGAAGAACTTATGAGACATCAGGTCTTGGTGCAGCCATTCTCGTTGCAAGCGCTCTGGAGCTCCATAGCTCCGTAGATGAAGCGGTCAAAAATATGGTGGTTTATGAGAAGTGTTTTGTCCCCAGAGCAGAGAATGCAGAGCTCTATACCCGGCTCTATAAAGTATACAGAAAGATATATCCCAGGCTGCAGAATCTGTATCTTGATATTCAGAAAATAACTGCTTATCCGGATCTGTGA
- a CDS encoding FAD-binding oxidoreductase — protein MAERKKYKDYKPQWEIVPPTPGTFRSILKWGDKEKFKEPNERLFKLMKKTFHLDDDHFSRKIDEGMELVPDDIPSNMDQRHIDFFATVFPADRMSIKTYDRLSVAYGKTMYDLYRLREKVLENLPDIVLYPSEKEEIEKIIPYCNEHKIPVYIYGGGSSVTRGVEAFKGGLTLDMRPHFNKVVEFNETDQTITVQAGMSGPKLEEVLNNAVSEFGAARAYTCGHFPQSFEYSSVGGWVVTRGAGQNSTYYGNIRDMVMGQEYVTPRGIISSYGLPAHAVGPEIDEIMMGSEGAFGVLTNVKLKFFRLTKENRKKFSFIFKNWEQARLAGKEIMQAEAGHPSVFRLSDPEETDVMLKLYKVEGTLLESMMNILGYKPMERCLFLGWSEGEKGFSKNLSKQVKKICRRHGGLYLTGYPTSSWEHGRFSDPYMRESLQDYGIIIDTMECGVTWDMMGRVHEYVRKYTKSRPDTICMTHLSHAYPQGANLYFIFIGKFKDKEEYLDYQFGIFDNIQKAGASMSHHHGVGKMTAMWVEDSIGKAQLDIFRSLKNYFDPNNIMNPGGTLGLDMSEDEKRIPKYAGRTWDNPAY, from the coding sequence ATGGCCGAACGAAAAAAATATAAAGATTACAAACCTCAGTGGGAGATTGTCCCGCCGACGCCGGGCACTTTTCGCTCGATTCTTAAGTGGGGCGATAAAGAGAAATTTAAGGAGCCCAATGAGAGACTCTTTAAGCTGATGAAAAAGACCTTCCATCTGGATGATGATCATTTTTCAAGGAAGATAGATGAGGGAATGGAACTGGTTCCCGATGATATTCCTTCGAATATGGATCAGAGACATATCGATTTTTTCGCTACTGTATTCCCTGCTGACAGGATGAGTATAAAAACATATGACCGTCTCTCTGTAGCTTATGGAAAGACAATGTATGACCTTTACCGCCTCAGAGAGAAGGTTCTTGAGAATCTACCGGATATTGTACTTTATCCTTCTGAAAAAGAGGAAATTGAAAAAATCATTCCCTACTGTAATGAACATAAAATACCCGTGTATATCTATGGCGGTGGTTCGTCAGTCACCAGGGGCGTAGAAGCATTCAAGGGCGGTTTAACCCTTGATATGAGACCACATTTTAACAAGGTTGTTGAGTTCAATGAAACGGATCAGACAATCACCGTGCAGGCCGGAATGTCCGGACCCAAACTTGAAGAGGTTCTTAACAATGCAGTCTCTGAGTTCGGCGCGGCAAGAGCTTATACCTGCGGCCATTTTCCCCAGTCTTTTGAATACTCCTCTGTAGGAGGGTGGGTCGTAACCAGAGGGGCAGGGCAAAACTCCACCTATTATGGAAATATCCGGGATATGGTTATGGGGCAGGAGTATGTAACACCCCGCGGAATCATCAGCAGCTACGGCCTCCCTGCCCATGCAGTTGGACCCGAGATTGATGAAATCATGATGGGCTCGGAAGGGGCATTCGGTGTACTCACTAATGTGAAGCTGAAATTTTTCCGCCTTACTAAAGAGAATAGGAAAAAGTTCAGTTTCATTTTTAAAAACTGGGAGCAGGCACGCCTGGCTGGAAAGGAGATTATGCAGGCCGAAGCAGGGCACCCCTCGGTATTCCGTCTCTCAGATCCTGAAGAAACTGATGTTATGCTCAAGCTCTATAAGGTGGAGGGCACCTTGCTTGAGAGTATGATGAATATTCTGGGGTACAAGCCAATGGAACGATGCCTTTTTCTTGGTTGGTCTGAAGGGGAGAAGGGCTTCAGTAAAAATCTGTCAAAGCAGGTTAAGAAAATCTGTCGAAGGCATGGAGGACTCTATCTCACAGGTTATCCCACTTCCAGCTGGGAGCATGGAAGATTCAGCGATCCCTATATGAGAGAATCTCTGCAGGACTATGGAATCATTATCGATACAATGGAATGCGGTGTTACATGGGATATGATGGGGCGGGTTCATGAATATGTGCGCAAATATACCAAGTCGCGACCTGATACAATCTGTATGACACATCTCTCCCATGCCTATCCACAGGGGGCCAACCTCTACTTTATCTTCATCGGGAAGTTTAAGGACAAAGAAGAATATCTGGATTATCAGTTTGGTATCTTTGATAATATTCAGAAGGCCGGGGCTTCTATGAGTCATCATCATGGAGTTGGCAAGATGACGGCAATGTGGGTGGAGGACTCAATAGGAAAAGCACAGCTGGATATCTTCCGTTCATTGAAAAATTATTTTGATCCCAACAATATTATGAATCCCGGCGGAACCCTCGGGCTGGATATGAGTGAAGATGAGAAGCGTATACCCAAGTATGCAGGCAGAACCTGGGATAATCCGGCTTATTGA
- a CDS encoding GNAT family N-acetyltransferase: MISNRSYAAARQRLSGHGAAGGVLQSIEIVISLIKMIRKALLNDMDSILSIVKDIVIDMKKNGNDQWTEAYPVFEDFYADISSEEFFVDQDDSGNIMSFVCLNTTEPPEYETVFRQSDQKALVIHRLAVNPGFQGRGLAKKIIMFAEQRAKEMDLNFLRSDTCVQNPAMNSLFEKLQYRNVGKIHFSDCKYEFNCYEKSF, translated from the coding sequence TTGATCTCTAATCGTAGTTATGCTGCGGCCCGGCAGAGACTGTCGGGTCACGGTGCTGCAGGCGGTGTTCTCCAATCGATTGAAATTGTGATATCATTAATCAAGATGATTCGAAAAGCACTATTAAATGATATGGATTCAATTCTCAGCATTGTAAAAGATATTGTCATAGATATGAAAAAAAATGGAAATGATCAATGGACTGAAGCATACCCGGTCTTTGAGGATTTCTATGCTGATATTTCTTCAGAAGAATTTTTTGTCGATCAGGATGATTCAGGCAATATAATGTCTTTTGTCTGCCTCAATACAACTGAACCGCCTGAGTATGAAACTGTTTTCCGGCAATCGGACCAGAAGGCACTTGTTATTCACAGATTAGCAGTAAACCCGGGATTCCAGGGCAGAGGATTGGCTAAAAAAATTATAATGTTTGCAGAACAACGGGCAAAGGAGATGGATCTGAATTTTCTAAGATCTGATACCTGTGTTCAGAATCCTGCGATGAACTCTCTTTTTGAAAAACTGCAATATAGAAATGTGGGTAAAATTCATTTTTCTGATTGCAAATATGAGTTCAACTGCTATGAGAAATCATTCTAA
- a CDS encoding DUF1667 domain-containing protein gives MKRTMTCIACPRGCLLNISETDGNITVTENQCSRGVDYALQELKESLRMLTTTVRTSGTDYPRLAVRLSRDVPLRLFPDYMKVISRIIHKGSCIPGDILAENLLDSGIDLISTGAVNSEVAKSNDVDSEKKV, from the coding sequence ATGAAAAGAACAATGACCTGCATCGCCTGTCCACGGGGATGTCTATTGAATATCAGTGAAACAGACGGAAATATCACTGTCACAGAGAATCAATGCAGCCGGGGAGTAGACTATGCTCTACAGGAGCTCAAAGAGTCACTGCGGATGCTCACCACAACTGTCAGAACTTCAGGTACTGATTATCCCAGGTTAGCGGTTAGACTGTCCCGGGATGTTCCCCTCAGACTTTTTCCTGATTATATGAAAGTTATATCGAGGATTATTCATAAGGGCAGTTGTATTCCTGGAGATATTCTGGCAGAGAATCTTCTTGATTCGGGAATCGATCTAATATCAACAGGCGCTGTCAATAGTGAAGTAGCTAAATCAAATGATGTTGATTCTGAAAAAAAGGTATAG
- a CDS encoding NAD(P)/FAD-dependent oxidoreductase, with the protein MLLRYDVVIIGSGPAGMAAAVSASDKGVSVCLVEREERMGGILKQCIHDGFGLIRFKEKLTGPEYAWRYEQMVRENPIDFLSSTFLTQIKKEEDVFALSFINPEKGVFRMEADTLIMAMGCRERTDRQIFLHGERPAGIFTAGQAQDLINLKGFLPGKKCLILGSGDIGLIMARRLTLEGAEVQGVYEIGSEPSGLTRNIVQCLEDYDIPLHLNMSVREIHGRKRVESVSLCEVDSNKKFIENTTAKISCDCLILSVGLIPENDILAPLGIKMDLVTGGPVVDQNLETSFPGIFSCGNALLVSDLVDYVSESGHIAGESAAGRCKNHSIAKKISLESAGNIHSVVPQTFTADAGLVTLYLRPSKAMDKAELHLIQGEHIILNKKMNWLKPSEMHREEVDLSGIDPAGPALELSLIQGAAK; encoded by the coding sequence ATGCTTCTTAGATATGATGTTGTTATTATAGGTTCAGGTCCTGCAGGTATGGCTGCCGCAGTGTCTGCATCTGACAAGGGAGTGTCTGTCTGTCTGGTAGAGAGAGAAGAGCGGATGGGGGGGATTCTCAAGCAGTGTATCCATGACGGATTCGGGTTGATTCGCTTTAAAGAGAAGCTGACAGGACCGGAATATGCCTGGCGTTATGAACAGATGGTCCGGGAAAATCCTATTGATTTTTTAAGCAGCACTTTTCTTACACAAATCAAAAAAGAAGAAGATGTATTTGCTCTATCATTTATCAACCCGGAAAAGGGTGTGTTCCGGATGGAAGCTGATACTCTTATCATGGCAATGGGTTGCAGGGAAAGGACAGACCGTCAGATTTTCCTTCATGGAGAGAGACCTGCAGGTATTTTTACCGCAGGACAGGCTCAGGATCTTATCAATCTTAAAGGATTTTTGCCCGGGAAAAAATGTTTGATTCTTGGCAGTGGTGACATTGGTCTTATTATGGCAAGACGCCTGACCCTTGAAGGTGCTGAAGTGCAGGGTGTCTATGAAATCGGATCAGAACCTTCAGGGCTCACCCGGAATATTGTGCAGTGTCTGGAAGACTATGATATTCCCCTCCATCTGAATATGTCAGTCAGAGAAATTCACGGTAGAAAAAGAGTGGAATCTGTGTCTCTCTGTGAGGTGGATAGTAATAAGAAATTTATCGAAAACACCACTGCGAAGATCAGCTGCGACTGTTTAATCCTCAGTGTCGGACTGATACCTGAAAACGATATTCTGGCTCCTCTGGGTATAAAAATGGACCTGGTAACAGGCGGACCTGTTGTGGATCAGAATCTTGAAACTTCTTTTCCCGGAATCTTCTCCTGTGGTAATGCTCTTCTTGTGAGTGATCTTGTGGATTATGTTTCTGAGAGCGGTCATATTGCAGGTGAGAGTGCAGCAGGACGATGCAAAAATCATAGCATAGCGAAAAAAATCAGTTTGGAGTCTGCCGGCAATATTCACAGTGTTGTTCCTCAGACTTTTACTGCTGATGCCGGGTTAGTTACACTCTATCTCAGGCCTTCTAAAGCAATGGATAAGGCTGAGCTCCATTTGATACAGGGTGAACATATTATCCTCAATAAAAAAATGAACTGGTTGAAGCCCTCTGAGATGCACCGGGAGGAAGTTGATTTATCAGGAATAGATCCCGCAGGACCAGCTCTGGAATTGAGTTTAATACAGGGAGCAGCTAAATGA
- the guaB gene encoding IMP dehydrogenase, which yields MIQLEEKYSYDDVLLQPAYADFLPSETSVKTRLAGNIYLNAPIISAAMDTVTEYQMAIALALEGGAGVIHRNLPPEEQARQVERVKRYLNWIIANPVIVHKGQTVADVEKIMMETGVTGLPVLDGKKLCGIITNRDMRFCANLTQNVEDVMTTNLILERGTPSVETAREKFDKHRIEKLPVVDHNDHLTGLITVSDMEKHKSFPSAALDESGSLVVGAAVSPNDYRTRIPLLQKMGCDFVVLDTAHGNSLSVVRAVEGIKKEFGIKVIGGNVADGDGARRLIEAGSDAIKVGVGPGSICTTRIVAGIGVPQLSAVYESAEEASKHNIPIIADGGIKYSGDITKAIAAGASCIMVGNLFAGLKEAPGKEVIFEGRIFKQYRGMGSVGAIKEGSGDRYQMKKDEEPVPEGIEGRVPFKGELKPYLNQLVTGLKKGMGYCGCRTIEELRSYQKFVKISSAGLRESHAHDVNITQEAPNYSRY from the coding sequence ATGATTCAATTAGAAGAAAAATATAGTTATGATGATGTTCTGCTCCAGCCTGCCTATGCAGATTTTCTTCCTTCAGAAACATCTGTAAAAACAAGACTGGCTGGAAATATTTACCTGAATGCACCTATTATCTCAGCAGCCATGGATACTGTAACAGAGTATCAGATGGCCATTGCCCTGGCACTGGAAGGGGGAGCGGGTGTTATTCATCGGAATCTTCCTCCGGAAGAGCAGGCAAGGCAGGTTGAACGTGTGAAGCGCTATCTCAACTGGATTATTGCCAATCCAGTGATTGTCCATAAGGGACAGACTGTTGCTGATGTTGAGAAGATCATGATGGAAACCGGAGTTACGGGACTTCCTGTACTGGATGGTAAAAAGCTTTGCGGTATTATTACAAACCGTGATATGAGATTCTGCGCAAATCTTACTCAGAATGTAGAAGATGTAATGACAACTAATCTCATCCTGGAGAGGGGTACTCCTTCTGTGGAAACTGCCCGGGAGAAGTTTGACAAACATAGAATTGAAAAACTTCCTGTTGTTGATCACAATGATCACCTGACAGGGCTTATCACCGTATCAGATATGGAAAAGCATAAAAGCTTTCCTTCTGCTGCACTGGATGAATCAGGAAGCCTGGTTGTTGGTGCTGCTGTTTCTCCCAATGACTATAGAACTCGTATTCCTCTTCTGCAGAAGATGGGATGTGACTTTGTCGTTCTGGATACAGCTCACGGAAACAGCCTCTCTGTTGTCAGGGCTGTTGAAGGTATTAAAAAAGAATTCGGCATTAAGGTTATCGGCGGGAATGTCGCTGATGGAGACGGTGCCAGAAGACTGATCGAGGCCGGAAGTGATGCCATCAAGGTCGGTGTAGGTCCCGGATCGATCTGTACTACAAGAATTGTAGCAGGTATAGGTGTACCTCAACTCTCCGCAGTTTATGAATCTGCAGAAGAAGCCTCCAAACACAATATTCCCATAATTGCCGATGGCGGTATCAAATATTCAGGTGACATCACCAAGGCTATTGCAGCCGGTGCCAGCTGTATCATGGTGGGTAACTTATTTGCGGGTCTGAAAGAAGCTCCCGGTAAGGAAGTTATCTTTGAAGGAAGAATCTTCAAACAGTATCGTGGTATGGGATCTGTAGGAGCCATCAAGGAAGGAAGCGGGGACCGCTACCAGATGAAGAAGGACGAAGAACCTGTTCCTGAAGGTATTGAAGGACGTGTTCCATTTAAGGGCGAGCTTAAGCCATACCTTAATCAGCTGGTTACCGGCCTCAAAAAAGGAATGGGTTATTGCGGATGTCGCACTATAGAGGAATTGCGCTCATATCAAAAGTTTGTTAAAATCTCTAGCGCCGGTCTAAGGGAGAGCCATGCTCACGATGTGAACATAACCCAGGAAGCTCCCAATTACTCACGATATTAA
- a CDS encoding adenylosuccinate synthetase → MKLVVIGAQWGDEGKGKMVDYLAEDADLVVRFSGGANAGHTIKVDNKTFKLHLVPAGIIYPGKNVVLGNGMVIDPESLFEELAQIKSQGVSWEGRVFVSDRAHLVLPSYKKEDIEMDPKRPRPIGTTGRGIGIAYGRKAYRDGIRVADLWDDMVWDALDASDQEWLSPFKERLSSMKVNMAGFMMANKDRNILLEGAQGALLDLDHGTYPYVSSGISTSAGAALGSSMGFRFIDKVLGVFKAYQTRVGNGPMPTEMLEGDDLVLGNNLRELGHEYGATTGRPRRIGYLDLVALKYAGWVNGLDGFILSHLNLYDGFETLSICTAYEIDGKEVTDFPSLTTDLEKVKPILKELPGWEGKVGDARNWDEIPEGAKKVIAFIEEYTGVPVAGYSVGPLRDETFMKEPAWTKS, encoded by the coding sequence ATGAAACTTGTTGTTATCGGTGCTCAATGGGGTGACGAAGGCAAAGGGAAAATGGTTGATTACCTTGCCGAAGATGCTGATCTGGTTGTCAGATTCTCGGGAGGTGCCAATGCGGGACACACTATCAAGGTAGATAATAAAACTTTTAAGCTTCACCTTGTACCTGCAGGAATAATTTATCCTGGAAAAAATGTGGTCCTTGGAAATGGAATGGTTATTGATCCCGAGTCTCTTTTTGAAGAGCTTGCACAGATTAAATCTCAGGGAGTTTCCTGGGAAGGCCGTGTTTTTGTTTCTGACCGAGCTCATCTTGTACTTCCTTCTTACAAGAAAGAAGATATTGAAATGGACCCCAAGCGTCCTCGTCCCATTGGAACTACAGGGCGTGGAATTGGAATTGCTTATGGTCGTAAAGCCTATAGAGACGGTATCCGTGTCGCGGATCTGTGGGATGATATGGTCTGGGACGCCCTGGATGCATCAGATCAAGAATGGCTCAGCCCTTTTAAAGAAAGACTGAGTTCTATGAAAGTAAATATGGCCGGATTCATGATGGCTAATAAAGATAGGAATATCCTCCTCGAAGGTGCTCAGGGAGCTCTTCTGGATCTTGATCACGGAACATATCCCTATGTTTCATCCGGTATTTCTACAAGTGCCGGTGCCGCATTAGGCTCTTCCATGGGATTCAGATTTATCGATAAGGTTCTGGGTGTTTTCAAAGCATACCAGACACGAGTCGGTAATGGTCCCATGCCCACAGAAATGCTGGAGGGTGATGATCTTGTTCTGGGAAATAATCTCAGAGAACTGGGCCATGAGTATGGAGCTACAACAGGAAGACCGAGACGAATCGGTTATCTTGACCTCGTAGCACTCAAGTATGCAGGCTGGGTAAACGGTCTGGATGGGTTTATCCTGTCACACCTTAATCTGTACGACGGATTTGAAACATTATCTATTTGTACTGCCTATGAAATTGACGGAAAAGAAGTTACAGATTTTCCTTCTCTGACTACAGATCTTGAAAAAGTTAAACCTATACTGAAAGAACTTCCCGGTTGGGAAGGAAAAGTCGGTGATGCACGCAACTGGGATGAGATTCCAGAAGGTGCTAAGAAAGTCATTGCTTTTATTGAAGAATACACAGGGGTACCTGTTGCCGGTTATTCGGTCGGTCCCCTTAGAGATGAAACATTTATGAAGGAGCCTGCGTGGACAAAATCCTGA
- a CDS encoding lyase family protein yields the protein MENRSIYRNISPLDHRYYQSNKELFEALSDRLSEEATVAYCVKAEMALLKTHIKLQNLGDQSLIDSLDAVESSITPEEVYIEEEKTQHNIRALVNVINKRVPENLKPWVHMGATSVDILDTANAMRMRDVTRDVILPLLIELEEQLIKMAEAEAETPQVGRTHGQHAVPVTLGFAIAEYVSRLGQSISEIERLSANQRGKLAGAVGGYNATSMITSEPLAMEEIYLDFLGLKPSEYSTQMVEPEYLLRLLLEYNTAFGIIANLADDLRHLQRSEIDEVREFFSATQVGSSTMPQKRNPWNCEHVKSLWKAFSPRVMSFYMDQISEHQRDLSNSASARFQADFIAGFAAATARMKKIIAGMSVNKEQLRKNLTVQGDFVLAEPTYILLAMSGINGAHEIVRKITLSCEKTGKTIKEVLQTEQQESWEKIKEQLKKVTGLDAEEFYSDPSLYRGKTAEKTRTLCKKYTELLSKIKGDLK from the coding sequence ATGGAAAATAGAAGTATATATAGAAACATCTCTCCCTTAGATCATCGTTATTATCAATCGAACAAAGAGCTTTTCGAAGCTCTGTCAGACAGACTCAGTGAAGAAGCCACTGTAGCCTACTGTGTAAAAGCCGAAATGGCCCTTCTTAAAACACATATCAAACTTCAGAATCTCGGAGATCAGTCTCTTATCGATTCACTTGATGCTGTAGAAAGCAGCATTACACCCGAAGAAGTCTATATAGAAGAAGAAAAAACTCAGCATAATATCAGAGCCCTCGTAAATGTAATTAACAAAAGGGTTCCTGAGAATCTTAAACCATGGGTTCATATGGGTGCTACATCAGTGGATATACTGGATACAGCCAATGCCATGCGGATGCGTGATGTTACCAGAGATGTCATTCTTCCTCTACTTATTGAACTGGAAGAACAACTTATCAAAATGGCCGAGGCCGAGGCGGAAACTCCCCAGGTGGGAAGAACCCATGGTCAGCATGCGGTTCCTGTGACCCTCGGTTTTGCAATAGCCGAATATGTATCAAGACTGGGACAGTCCATTTCTGAAATTGAGAGACTGTCGGCAAATCAGAGAGGAAAGCTCGCCGGGGCTGTTGGTGGATATAATGCAACCAGCATGATCACTTCAGAACCTCTCGCAATGGAAGAGATATATCTTGATTTTCTGGGACTCAAACCTTCTGAATATTCTACTCAGATGGTGGAGCCTGAATATCTTTTAAGGTTGCTTCTCGAATACAATACAGCATTTGGAATCATCGCCAACCTTGCGGATGACTTAAGACATCTGCAGAGATCTGAAATAGACGAAGTCCGAGAGTTTTTCTCGGCTACTCAGGTAGGATCTTCCACAATGCCCCAGAAAAGAAATCCCTGGAACTGTGAGCATGTGAAGAGTCTCTGGAAGGCATTTTCTCCCAGAGTCATGTCATTCTATATGGATCAGATCTCAGAACATCAGAGAGACCTCTCTAATTCTGCTTCAGCAAGATTTCAGGCGGATTTTATTGCAGGATTTGCAGCGGCAACTGCCCGAATGAAAAAAATCATTGCCGGTATGTCTGTGAACAAGGAACAGCTTAGAAAGAACCTGACGGTTCAGGGAGACTTTGTTCTTGCCGAACCCACTTATATTCTTCTGGCAATGTCCGGCATAAACGGTGCTCATGAAATTGTTAGAAAAATAACTCTTTCCTGTGAGAAAACTGGAAAGACTATCAAAGAAGTTCTTCAGACAGAACAGCAGGAAAGCTGGGAAAAAATTAAAGAGCAGCTTAAAAAGGTCACCGGACTCGATGCCGAGGAATTCTACTCAGATCCTTCATTGTATAGAGGAAAAACAGCTGAGAAGACCAGAACTCTCTGTAAAAAATATACAGAGCTTCTTTCAAAAATCAAAGGAGACCTTAAATGA